In Phenylobacterium zucineum HLK1, one DNA window encodes the following:
- a CDS encoding TonB-dependent receptor plug domain-containing protein — translation MGYRRSAARAALLASVSALGSGLILGLPAAASAQDAAAGQVDEVVVTGTRRAGVTLTESSTPVDVVSGETLQRQGASDLNDALKTTVVSLNVQKFVAQDASAFVRPFSLRGLPPDQTLVLVNGKRRHRSAVVQITNQPLAAGAQGPDLSAIPAIAVDRIEVLRDGAAAQYGSDAIAGVINFQLKRAREGVTAIARYGQFYEGDGEDYNLQLNVGLPLGEEGFFNVSGELSSSAKTSRGRQRPDAQALIDAGNTAVPDPAQRWGAPSVDAARLFFNAELPTSGTATAYAFGNFGQASAESDFFYRPLNRADVFASVPLTNQPGGPRFSFTSRFPGGFAPVFRSNMLDMSLTGGVKGEAFGGLRYDLSAGLAQNEIEFKLDNTVNPSLGPDSPASFRAGELQQREARLNADFVYPVETGMFAEPLNVAFGAEYRRETFEIKAGEPASYQAGRFASLTDPDTGRIIGLAVGSSGFPGYTPASAGAFSRSNWAAYVDLETEVVERLTVGAAARYEDFSDFGSTFNWKLTARYELFDGLALRGSVNTGFRAPTPGQSNISDVATNIDPLTGGLLLIATRPPTDPIAQYYGAKPLKEEESKNFAFGAVLDVAGWVLTADYFNIEVKDRIALTSRIPITAADRAALAARGTPAGDLQSVRFFGNFFDTETEGLDVVLSRSWPLDIGRVGLTAAANYTRSKVTNLRDARAVDRERRIEIGRFNPRWRGNVTGTWESGRWNVLLRANYYGAWVDAVPNATPTALSFDQGFGAEWLVDAEVSYQATENISIAVGADNLLDAYPDKDRRQAQINNGIVYPQFSPFGFNGGFWYVRLTGKF, via the coding sequence ATGGGATACCGGCGCTCGGCCGCTCGCGCGGCGCTTCTGGCTTCTGTTTCCGCTCTCGGGAGCGGTCTCATCCTCGGCCTGCCGGCGGCCGCATCCGCGCAGGACGCTGCGGCCGGGCAGGTGGACGAGGTGGTCGTCACCGGCACCCGGCGCGCCGGCGTGACCCTGACGGAGTCCTCGACGCCCGTGGACGTGGTGTCGGGCGAAACGCTGCAGCGGCAGGGCGCCTCGGACCTCAATGACGCCCTGAAGACCACCGTTGTCTCCCTGAACGTCCAGAAGTTCGTGGCGCAGGACGCCTCGGCCTTCGTCCGTCCCTTCAGCCTCCGGGGCCTGCCGCCGGACCAGACGCTCGTGCTGGTGAACGGCAAGCGGCGGCATCGCTCGGCCGTGGTGCAGATCACCAACCAGCCGCTCGCCGCCGGCGCCCAGGGGCCGGACCTTTCGGCGATCCCGGCCATCGCCGTCGACCGCATCGAGGTGCTCCGCGACGGCGCGGCGGCCCAATATGGGTCCGACGCCATCGCCGGGGTGATCAACTTCCAGCTGAAGCGGGCCCGCGAGGGGGTCACCGCCATCGCCCGCTACGGCCAGTTCTACGAGGGCGACGGCGAGGACTACAACCTGCAGCTCAACGTCGGACTGCCGCTGGGCGAAGAGGGCTTCTTCAACGTCAGCGGCGAGCTCTCCAGCTCCGCCAAGACGTCCCGCGGGCGCCAGCGGCCCGACGCTCAGGCCCTGATCGACGCCGGCAACACGGCGGTGCCCGACCCGGCCCAGCGCTGGGGCGCGCCCAGCGTCGACGCCGCGCGCCTGTTCTTCAACGCTGAACTCCCCACAAGCGGGACGGCCACGGCCTACGCCTTCGGAAACTTCGGCCAGGCCTCGGCCGAGTCAGACTTCTTCTACCGTCCGCTGAACCGCGCCGATGTCTTCGCCAGCGTGCCATTGACGAACCAGCCGGGCGGGCCCCGCTTCAGCTTCACAAGCCGGTTCCCGGGCGGCTTCGCGCCGGTCTTCCGCAGCAACATGCTCGACATGAGCCTGACGGGCGGCGTCAAGGGGGAGGCCTTCGGGGGACTGCGCTACGACCTCAGCGCCGGGCTCGCGCAGAACGAGATCGAATTCAAGCTCGACAACACGGTCAACCCGTCCCTCGGGCCGGACTCGCCCGCCTCCTTCCGCGCCGGCGAGCTGCAGCAGCGCGAGGCCCGGCTCAACGCCGACTTCGTCTACCCTGTCGAGACGGGAATGTTCGCCGAGCCGCTGAACGTGGCGTTCGGGGCGGAGTACCGGCGCGAGACCTTCGAGATCAAGGCGGGCGAGCCCGCGTCCTACCAGGCCGGGCGGTTCGCCAGCCTCACCGATCCCGACACCGGCCGGATCATCGGGCTGGCGGTGGGCTCCAGCGGCTTCCCGGGCTACACGCCGGCTTCCGCAGGCGCCTTCTCGCGCAGCAACTGGGCGGCCTACGTCGACCTGGAGACCGAGGTCGTCGAGCGGCTGACCGTCGGTGCGGCGGCCCGCTACGAGGACTTCTCCGACTTCGGCTCCACCTTCAACTGGAAGCTGACCGCCCGCTACGAGCTCTTCGACGGCCTGGCCCTGCGCGGCTCGGTCAACACCGGCTTCCGCGCGCCGACGCCCGGACAGTCCAACATCTCCGACGTTGCCACCAACATCGACCCGCTCACCGGCGGGCTGCTGCTGATCGCCACGCGGCCGCCCACCGACCCGATCGCCCAGTACTACGGCGCGAAGCCGCTCAAGGAGGAGGAGTCGAAGAACTTCGCCTTCGGCGCCGTGCTCGACGTGGCCGGCTGGGTGCTGACGGCGGACTATTTCAACATCGAGGTGAAGGACCGCATCGCCCTCACCTCGCGCATTCCGATCACCGCGGCCGACCGCGCCGCCCTCGCCGCCCGCGGCACGCCGGCCGGGGACCTGCAGAGCGTCCGCTTCTTCGGCAACTTCTTCGACACCGAGACCGAGGGTCTGGATGTGGTGCTGTCCAGGTCCTGGCCGTTGGACATCGGAAGGGTCGGCCTCACGGCGGCGGCCAACTACACCCGCAGCAAGGTGACCAACCTTCGCGACGCCCGCGCGGTGGATCGTGAGCGGCGGATCGAAATCGGCCGGTTCAATCCCCGCTGGCGGGGCAATGTCACGGGCACCTGGGAGAGTGGCCGCTGGAACGTGCTGCTGCGGGCGAACTACTACGGCGCGTGGGTCGATGCGGTGCCCAACGCCACGCCGACAGCGCTGTCCTTCGATCAGGGTTTCGGCGCGGAATGGCTCGTCGACGCCGAGGTCAGCTACCAGGCGACCGAGAACATCTCCATCGCCGTGGGCGCGGACAACCTGCTCGACGCCTACCCCGACAAGGACCGGCGCCAG